The proteins below are encoded in one region of Fibrella aestuarina BUZ 2:
- a CDS encoding autorepressor SdpR family transcription factor, with protein MNTLFKALNDPTRRQMLELLRQGDLTAGEIAEQFAMSKPSISHHLDLLRQAGLVDSTKQGQFITYRLNTTVLDELLAWLMGFTGSSVLNTSPPAPDAASPDQSSPT; from the coding sequence ATGAATACGCTCTTTAAAGCCCTTAACGACCCCACCCGGCGGCAGATGCTGGAACTGCTTCGGCAGGGCGATCTGACAGCAGGCGAAATCGCGGAGCAGTTCGCCATGAGCAAGCCGAGCATTTCGCACCACCTCGATCTGCTGCGGCAGGCGGGCCTCGTCGATTCCACCAAACAGGGGCAGTTTATTACGTATCGGCTCAACACCACCGTGCTCGACGAGTTGCTCGCCTGGCTGATGGGCTTTACGGGATCATCGGTGCTGAACACGTCGCCGCCCGCGCCCGACGCCGCTTCACCCGATCAATCATCACCTACCTGA